The Xanthomonas fragariae genome has a segment encoding these proteins:
- a CDS encoding energy transducer TonB, with protein MTIYRATLAGLFIAAGISGCGKSPQQASAPAPAFAPTELAALKTPPPEYSPQLACAGIGGTTVLRVVIGVEGAPSDVSVSQSSGQPVLDEAAQKRVREWKFKAATRNGQAVPQTIQVPVAFKPPVPRPDECFAIEEHARRGG; from the coding sequence ATGACCATCTATCGCGCCACCCTCGCCGGCTTGTTTATCGCCGCCGGCATCAGCGGGTGTGGCAAGTCGCCGCAGCAGGCATCCGCGCCCGCGCCCGCGTTCGCGCCGACCGAACTTGCTGCATTGAAAACGCCACCGCCGGAGTATTCGCCGCAACTGGCCTGCGCTGGCATTGGCGGGACAACGGTGCTGCGTGTCGTGATCGGCGTCGAGGGCGCGCCCAGCGATGTGTCGGTGTCGCAGAGCAGCGGCCAACCGGTGTTGGACGAAGCGGCGCAGAAGCGCGTGCGCGAATGGAAGTTCAAGGCCGCCACGCGCAACGGCCAGGCTGTGCCGCAGACCATCCAGGTTCCGGTCGCGTTCAAGCCGCCGGTGCCGCGTCCGGACGAATGCTTCGCCATCGAAGAACACGCGCGTCGCGGCGGCTAA
- a CDS encoding RluA family pseudouridine synthase: MTDPQSPKPPADRVGVRILKVPEDRTGQRLDNFLLGQLKGTPRSLIYKLVRSGQVRVNGGRAKAERKLEGGEEVRIPPVHVNHEGDKAAPPSSFLARLEAAIVFEDARLLALNKPSGVASHGGSGISFGAIETLRALRPNQSLELVHRLDRDTSGLLIVAKKRSALTEMQALMREDDRVEGRGITKRYLTLLVGRLPDRVMTVDAPLHIGLRQGGERHVQVNAIGKPSLTHFTLLERRGGHSYCEVRIETGRTHQIRVHAQHLGHPVAGDDKYGQAEVNKRLRDQLGLKRLFLHAASLEFTLDAGKTPYALSAPLAPKLAEAFERLAR; this comes from the coding sequence ATGACCGACCCACAGTCCCCCAAGCCGCCCGCCGACCGTGTGGGCGTGCGCATTCTCAAAGTTCCGGAAGACCGTACTGGGCAGCGGCTGGACAATTTCCTGCTTGGTCAGCTCAAGGGCACGCCGCGCAGCCTGATCTACAAGCTGGTCCGCAGTGGTCAGGTGCGGGTGAACGGCGGGCGGGCAAAGGCCGAGCGCAAGCTCGAGGGTGGCGAAGAAGTACGTATCCCGCCAGTACATGTCAACCACGAGGGCGACAAGGCAGCGCCACCGTCGTCTTTCCTGGCGCGGCTGGAAGCGGCGATCGTGTTCGAGGACGCGCGCCTGCTCGCGCTCAACAAACCGTCCGGGGTCGCCAGCCATGGCGGTAGCGGGATTAGCTTCGGCGCCATCGAAACCTTGCGAGCGCTGCGGCCGAACCAGAGCCTGGAGCTGGTACACCGGCTCGACCGCGATACCTCCGGTCTATTGATCGTGGCCAAAAAGCGCTCGGCGCTGACCGAGATGCAGGCGCTGATGCGCGAAGACGACCGTGTCGAAGGCCGCGGCATCACCAAGCGCTACCTGACCTTGTTGGTCGGCCGTTTGCCGGACAGGGTGATGACCGTTGATGCGCCGCTGCATATCGGGCTGCGTCAGGGCGGCGAGCGGCATGTACAGGTGAATGCGATCGGCAAGCCGTCGTTGACCCACTTCACGTTGCTGGAAAGGCGCGGCGGGCATTCGTATTGCGAAGTCCGCATCGAAACCGGCCGCACGCACCAGATCCGCGTGCATGCCCAACATCTGGGTCATCCGGTGGCGGGCGACGACAAATACGGCCAGGCAGAAGTGAACAAGCGCCTGCGCGATCAGCTCGGTTTGAAGCGGCTATTTCTGCACGCGGCATCGCTGGAGTTCACGCTGGATGCCGGCAAAACACCGTACGCGTTGAGTGCACCGCTAGCGCCGAAGCTGGCAGAGGCATTTGAGCGCCTGGCGCGCTGA
- a CDS encoding Rne/Rng family ribonuclease has translation MLINATQAEELRVAIVDGQTLYDIDIEQPSKEQKKSNIYKGRITRLEPSLEAAFVDYGAERHGFLPLKEISRDYFQAGVDHTKSTIRELLREGQEIVVQVDKEERGSKGAALTTFISLAGRYMVLMPNSPSAGGVSRRIEGEDRAALKEALDKLDIPDDMGVIIRTAGVGRDAEELQWDLDYLLQTWKAIAEAALSKPAAFLIYQESRLIIRALRDYLRADVGEILVDTPELYADAQEFIKQVMPQSLRKLKHYTDDIPLFNRFQIESQIEGAYERNVRLPSGGSIVVDQTEALTAVDVNSSRATKGSDIEETAFQTNLEAAEEVARQLRLRDLGGLVVIDFIDMASTKHQREVENKLQNALKYDRARVQLGRISRFGLMEMSRQRLRPSLGESSQIVCPRCDGHGRMRSVESLSLSIIRVAEEHAMKENTGQVLVQAPVEIANYLLNEKRSALREIENRHASPIIIVADEQLHTPHYEVTRLRENELGEDSGKPSYQRGTPRKLPVHALTNAQLNIPVAPAVTSIKPNQPAPVREEAPASVAAAPAPAGVVALPLPAPVTGVVSWLKRIFGGIEQVAPAPEPTQRPRQNDAGRGNRNERGGQRRDVRNSGNSGNQQRGNSGNGGNGNGANKERRDERRQPSNNQSAQNGAQTQQQVQVAKPPRNEVQAPKQQQQQTQKQKQAPRSLRAPAQHDGASSDKQQRPARQDEGTAAAQMPTSTAATATTSSLVGAIAETAATVTTQVPANEATQVHPADVIVSESPADRGIDATADGQTTDAQGDDSANGEGGSRRRRGRRGGRRRRRGAGTHGEGGTGVDGLETDDLDGDAEGDLDGENENAGDAATQTQKPAAPRVGQPEFDFDDEAPAPRAKPEPSASSAVKPRPVPKERVETQTDADTYSTTAPVSNATPSFEQQAAIQGTAAADRARSDATVPAAASAASTPVTSPVSNTTPAPAAVSSPAPSTPAAAHDAAATLAPAAVPATPLPATKPVEHTGTAATAAEPAAVSQERAVHATASTSAAQAEPVKADTAPIAVDVQRPAATSSNVPVAQATVMTVNASHAKPISAASPAADIAVMSTTTEPQRTQAADTVPIAQVRKPDAPVQTKLLDVLATETAAAPTLAPAETLSPFKAPEQSATVAPVTPASVQEQAADKPTSTVVVSEVVKPADPAILAVDTQTQEEDVNKPRHDH, from the coding sequence ATGCTGATCAACGCAACGCAGGCCGAAGAGCTGCGCGTAGCGATTGTGGACGGCCAGACCCTGTACGACATCGACATCGAACAGCCGTCCAAGGAACAAAAGAAGTCCAACATCTATAAGGGCCGTATCACCCGGCTCGAGCCCTCTCTCGAGGCGGCGTTCGTGGACTATGGCGCTGAGCGTCATGGCTTCCTGCCGTTGAAGGAGATCTCCCGCGATTATTTCCAGGCTGGCGTCGACCACACCAAGTCGACCATCCGCGAGCTGTTGCGCGAAGGTCAGGAAATCGTGGTGCAGGTCGATAAGGAAGAGCGAGGCAGCAAGGGCGCTGCCCTTACCACGTTCATCTCGCTGGCCGGCCGCTACATGGTCTTGATGCCCAATTCACCGAGCGCCGGTGGCGTCTCGCGCCGGATTGAAGGCGAAGACCGCGCGGCGCTGAAGGAAGCGCTCGACAAGCTCGACATTCCGGACGACATGGGCGTGATCATTCGCACCGCCGGTGTCGGTCGTGACGCCGAAGAACTGCAATGGGATCTGGATTATCTGCTGCAGACCTGGAAGGCGATTGCCGAGGCTGCGCTGAGCAAGCCGGCCGCATTCCTGATTTACCAGGAATCGCGTCTGATCATCCGCGCCCTGCGCGACTACCTGCGCGCCGACGTCGGCGAGATCTTGGTCGATACGCCAGAGCTGTATGCAGACGCCCAGGAGTTCATAAAGCAAGTGATGCCGCAGAGCTTGCGCAAGCTCAAGCACTACACCGATGACATTCCGCTGTTCAATCGCTTCCAAATCGAATCGCAAATCGAAGGCGCCTACGAACGCAATGTCCGCCTGCCCTCGGGTGGCTCGATCGTGGTCGACCAGACCGAGGCGCTGACCGCCGTCGACGTGAACTCATCGCGCGCCACCAAGGGCAGCGATATCGAAGAAACCGCCTTCCAGACCAACTTGGAAGCAGCCGAAGAAGTCGCACGTCAGCTGCGCCTGCGCGATCTTGGCGGCTTGGTGGTGATCGACTTCATCGACATGGCGTCGACCAAGCACCAGCGCGAAGTCGAAAACAAACTGCAGAACGCGCTCAAGTACGATCGCGCACGCGTGCAGCTGGGCCGTATTTCGCGCTTCGGCCTGATGGAAATGAGCCGCCAGCGCCTGCGCCCAAGTCTGGGTGAATCCAGCCAGATCGTGTGCCCGCGTTGCGACGGCCATGGCCGCATGCGCAGCGTCGAATCGCTGTCGCTGTCGATCATCCGCGTGGCCGAAGAGCACGCCATGAAGGAAAATACCGGACAAGTGCTGGTCCAGGCACCGGTGGAGATCGCCAACTATCTACTCAACGAAAAGCGCAGCGCGCTGCGTGAGATCGAAAATCGGCATGCCTCGCCGATTATCATCGTCGCCGACGAGCAACTGCACACCCCGCACTACGAAGTCACGCGCTTGCGTGAAAACGAGCTGGGCGAGGACAGCGGCAAGCCTAGCTACCAACGCGGCACCCCGCGCAAGTTGCCGGTGCACGCGCTGACCAACGCGCAGTTGAATATTCCGGTTGCCCCGGCGGTGACTTCGATCAAGCCGAACCAGCCGGCTCCGGTGCGTGAGGAGGCACCTGCCTCGGTCGCTGCAGCACCTGCGCCGGCTGGGGTCGTCGCATTGCCATTGCCTGCGCCGGTGACCGGCGTGGTCAGTTGGCTGAAGCGCATCTTCGGTGGTATCGAGCAGGTCGCTCCCGCGCCTGAACCGACCCAGCGCCCGCGCCAGAACGATGCCGGCCGTGGCAACCGTAACGAGCGAGGCGGTCAGCGTCGCGATGTACGCAATAGCGGCAATAGTGGCAATCAGCAGCGCGGCAATAGCGGTAACGGCGGCAATGGCAACGGTGCCAACAAGGAGCGTCGTGACGAGCGTCGCCAGCCGAGCAACAACCAGAGTGCGCAAAATGGCGCCCAGACACAGCAGCAGGTGCAGGTCGCCAAGCCACCGCGCAATGAGGTGCAGGCACCAAAGCAGCAGCAACAGCAAACTCAGAAGCAGAAGCAGGCGCCGCGTTCTCTGCGTGCACCTGCACAGCACGATGGCGCGTCGTCCGATAAGCAGCAGCGTCCTGCGCGCCAGGACGAAGGCACTGCAGCGGCACAGATGCCGACCTCGACTGCTGCAACGGCAACAACATCCAGCTTGGTTGGTGCAATAGCCGAGACTGCGGCTACGGTGACGACGCAAGTTCCAGCGAACGAAGCGACCCAGGTGCATCCGGCTGATGTGATCGTGAGCGAATCTCCTGCCGATCGCGGCATCGACGCGACTGCGGATGGTCAGACCACGGATGCCCAGGGCGATGATTCGGCCAATGGCGAAGGTGGAAGCCGTCGTCGTCGCGGTCGTCGTGGCGGTCGTCGTCGTCGTCGCGGTGCTGGCACACATGGTGAAGGCGGTACCGGCGTCGATGGTCTGGAAACGGACGATCTGGACGGCGATGCCGAAGGCGATCTCGACGGCGAGAACGAGAACGCCGGTGATGCCGCCACGCAGACACAGAAGCCTGCAGCACCGCGCGTCGGCCAGCCGGAGTTCGACTTCGACGACGAGGCGCCTGCCCCGCGTGCCAAGCCCGAGCCCAGCGCTTCGTCAGCGGTGAAGCCGCGTCCGGTTCCGAAGGAACGTGTGGAGACGCAAACCGATGCCGACACGTACTCGACCACCGCACCGGTCTCCAACGCCACGCCGTCTTTCGAACAGCAGGCTGCAATTCAGGGTACCGCAGCAGCTGATAGGGCACGTAGCGATGCGACAGTACCAGCTGCAGCATCTGCTGCATCGACGCCTGTTACTTCCCCCGTGTCGAATACGACTCCGGCTCCGGCAGCCGTGTCGAGTCCAGCACCTTCGACTCCAGCGGCAGCACATGATGCGGCAGCGACGTTGGCTCCTGCTGCCGTGCCTGCAACTCCCCTTCCTGCCACCAAGCCAGTCGAGCATACTGGTACAGCTGCAACTGCGGCGGAACCGGCTGCAGTTAGTCAGGAACGCGCTGTACATGCCACTGCTTCGACGTCTGCAGCGCAAGCCGAGCCGGTAAAAGCCGACACGGCGCCGATTGCCGTTGACGTGCAAAGGCCTGCAGCAACGTCGTCGAATGTCCCGGTTGCGCAGGCCACCGTGATGACCGTCAATGCTTCGCATGCAAAGCCCATCAGCGCTGCGAGCCCTGCCGCGGATATCGCAGTGATGTCTACAACAACCGAGCCGCAGCGTACCCAGGCTGCGGATACTGTACCGATTGCACAGGTGCGCAAGCCAGACGCACCTGTGCAAACGAAGTTGCTCGATGTGCTGGCTACGGAAACCGCGGCAGCCCCAACCTTGGCACCTGCCGAGACGCTGTCGCCTTTCAAGGCTCCCGAGCAGTCGGCAACGGTGGCACCTGTCACGCCCGCAAGCGTCCAGGAACAGGCAGCCGACAAGCCGACGTCCACAGTCGTCGTCTCCGAAGTAGTCAAACCGGCGGACCCGGCAATTCTTGCGGTCGACACTCAAACGCAAGAAGAAGACGTCAATAAGCCGCGTCACGATCACTGA
- the fni gene encoding type 2 isopentenyl-diphosphate Delta-isomerase — translation MRRSERAPGADPHALPGAAASAGASGDEALSRRKDDHLDIVLATQATSAAVVPGWERIRFEHCALPELNLAQIDLRATLLGKTLRAPLLISSMTGGMPRADAINRHLSEAAQILRIAMGVGSQRVSLQSHSAQGLTRALRRNAPDIPLLANIGAAQLCEADGLDLARRAVDALEADGLIIHLNPLQEAVQPEGDRDWRGVLAQIARTARSIGVPIVVKEVGSGLSAAVACALVEAGVAVIDVAGAGGTSWAAVEGERALDLADRAVAMAFADWGIPTPTSVQAIRRTLPAVKLIASGGIRDGVDVAKAIRLGADIAGQAAGVLRAATVSTEAVVAHFEIVIRQLAVACFCTGSADLAALRQARLIPPD, via the coding sequence ATGCGCCGGTCTGAACGCGCACCAGGCGCGGATCCGCACGCGCTGCCCGGTGCCGCCGCGAGCGCCGGAGCAAGCGGGGACGAGGCGCTGAGCCGGCGCAAGGACGACCATCTGGACATCGTGCTGGCTACGCAAGCCACGTCGGCCGCGGTCGTGCCTGGCTGGGAACGCATCCGCTTTGAACACTGCGCGTTGCCCGAACTGAATCTGGCGCAAATCGACCTGCGGGCAACGTTGTTGGGCAAGACCCTGCGTGCGCCGCTGCTGATCAGTTCGATGACCGGCGGTATGCCGCGCGCCGATGCGATCAATCGCCATCTGAGCGAGGCAGCGCAGATCCTGCGCATCGCCATGGGCGTCGGTTCTCAGCGCGTGAGTCTGCAATCGCACAGTGCCCAGGGACTGACCCGCGCGCTGCGCCGCAACGCACCAGACATTCCCCTGCTGGCGAACATCGGCGCTGCGCAACTATGCGAGGCAGATGGCCTGGATCTGGCGCGCCGAGCTGTGGATGCGCTGGAGGCTGACGGACTCATCATTCATCTCAATCCGCTGCAGGAAGCGGTGCAACCGGAGGGCGACCGCGATTGGCGTGGCGTGCTGGCGCAGATCGCCCGCACCGCGCGCAGTATCGGTGTACCGATCGTGGTCAAGGAAGTGGGATCGGGCCTGTCGGCTGCGGTGGCCTGTGCGCTGGTCGAGGCCGGCGTGGCGGTGATCGACGTCGCCGGTGCCGGCGGCACCAGTTGGGCGGCGGTGGAGGGCGAGCGTGCCCTTGATCTTGCCGACCGCGCCGTGGCGATGGCGTTTGCCGACTGGGGCATTCCGACCCCGACCAGCGTGCAGGCCATCCGCCGTACGCTGCCTGCGGTGAAGCTCATCGCGTCCGGGGGAATCCGCGATGGCGTCGATGTGGCCAAGGCAATCCGCCTGGGCGCCGACATCGCCGGGCAGGCCGCCGGCGTGTTGCGCGCGGCAACAGTATCGACCGAGGCGGTCGTCGCGCATTTCGAGATCGTTATCCGCCAGTTAGCGGTGGCCTGCTTCTGTACCGGCTCGGCCGATCTGGCAGCGCTGCGTCAGGCACGCCTGATACCGCCGGATTAG